One stretch of Planctomycetota bacterium DNA includes these proteins:
- the tal gene encoding transaldolase produces the protein MNKLIELSKLGQSVWYDNVERKLLKSGEMKRLIAEDAVSGVTSNPSIFEKAITSSTDYDADIKALAKQGKNVDEIYEAITIKDIVATCGLLDQACKASGYCDGYVSIEVSPDYAYNTEQTLESGRRIFKSVNCPNVLIKVPGTQEGFLAVRQLIAEGINVNITLLFSQQDYVNSANAYIEGLKERLKKGMPLNNVFSVASVFISRTDSAIDKMIEQHRAESLERIAKGKTAVANASAIYQLYQKLFSGDDFEALRNKGARAQKIVWASTSTKNPAYPDTLYVDELIGPETINTIPTATLFAFKDHGKPAITIGKNPTEAQNVLKALAENSINLEQVCAGIQKDGIKAFKDSYDKALKAIENKISH, from the coding sequence ATGAATAAATTAATTGAATTATCCAAACTGGGCCAGAGCGTCTGGTATGACAACGTGGAACGCAAACTACTCAAAAGCGGCGAGATGAAACGGCTCATCGCAGAGGACGCGGTTTCGGGCGTGACCTCAAACCCGTCCATCTTTGAAAAGGCCATCACCTCGTCAACGGATTATGACGCGGATATCAAGGCCCTGGCAAAGCAAGGCAAGAATGTTGACGAGATTTACGAGGCCATCACGATTAAGGATATTGTGGCTACCTGCGGATTGCTGGACCAGGCCTGTAAGGCCAGCGGTTATTGCGACGGGTATGTCAGCATCGAGGTCTCGCCGGATTATGCCTATAACACCGAGCAGACCCTGGAATCAGGCCGGAGAATCTTTAAGTCGGTCAATTGCCCCAATGTCCTGATTAAGGTGCCGGGCACCCAGGAAGGGTTTCTTGCGGTCCGGCAGTTGATTGCCGAGGGTATTAATGTCAATATCACGCTCCTGTTTTCCCAGCAGGATTATGTCAACTCGGCCAACGCCTATATAGAAGGACTGAAAGAGCGGCTCAAGAAGGGAATGCCTTTAAACAATGTTTTCTCCGTAGCCAGCGTGTTTATCAGCCGGACAGATTCGGCCATAGATAAAATGATAGAGCAGCATAGAGCTGAGAGCTTAGAGCGTATAGCAAAGGGCAAGACCGCTGTGGCCAATGCCAGCGCCATCTACCAGCTTTACCAGAAACTCTTCAGCGGGGACGACTTTGAGGCATTGCGCAACAAGGGCGCCCGGGCCCAGAAGATTGTCTGGGCCAGCACCTCGACCAAGAACCCGGCCTATCCGGATACGCTCTATGTGGACGAATTAATCGGGCCGGAGACGATTAATACCATCCCGACCGCCACGCTCTTTGCCTTCAAGGACCACGGCAAGCCGGCAATAACCATAGGCAAGAACCCGACTGAGGCGCAGAATGTATTAAAGGCACTGGCCGAGAACAGCATTAATCTGGAACAGGTCTGCGCGGGCATACAAAAAGACGGCATTAAGGCATTCAAGGACTCGTACGACAAGGCGTTGAAAGCGATAGAAAATAAAATAAGCCACTGA
- a CDS encoding Dna2/Cas4 domain-containing protein → MISELLKDYARQKMTDRPRYPKEKHWPSDVAKCLRALVYQWRGETSAIPDARLFFIFADGDMHHKAIVQQLEESGKVQVIMKEAPLRDKERNISGKLDALLKLNDRHYVLEIKSINRYGFDEIIREGPKEDHVIQLQLYLHFVQSIYKIETKQGFLLYKCKDTARFYDFLIDYNENVVNDFFARLKSVEAHLAQQTLPDRPYEITDWHCRYCDYKKMCWAGAGGKKVADLNLDEMAKILGELLNVKEQRKALEEEEDLLTDTVKQQLEQKDITVGEIGDYTVELKDSSQKRLDTKKLEEHFKEQLESFYKITTSKRLSIKENL, encoded by the coding sequence ATGATATCAGAATTATTAAAGGACTACGCCAGGCAGAAGATGACTGACCGGCCCAGGTATCCCAAGGAAAAGCACTGGCCGTCTGACGTAGCCAAATGCCTGCGGGCGTTGGTTTACCAGTGGCGGGGCGAAACATCGGCCATACCCGATGCCCGGTTGTTCTTCATCTTCGCGGACGGCGACATGCACCACAAGGCCATTGTCCAGCAACTTGAAGAAAGCGGCAAGGTCCAGGTGATAATGAAGGAAGCTCCCCTGCGCGATAAGGAACGAAATATCTCCGGTAAGCTTGACGCCCTGCTCAAACTCAATGACCGCCACTATGTCCTGGAAATAAAATCCATTAACCGCTACGGATTTGACGAAATCATCCGGGAAGGCCCCAAGGAAGATCATGTCATCCAGTTGCAATTGTATCTCCACTTTGTCCAGTCGATCTACAAAATAGAAACCAAGCAGGGTTTTTTGCTGTATAAATGCAAGGACACGGCCCGGTTCTATGATTTCCTGATTGATTATAACGAAAACGTGGTTAACGATTTCTTCGCCCGGCTGAAATCAGTCGAGGCGCACCTGGCGCAGCAGACCCTGCCGGACCGGCCTTATGAAATCACGGACTGGCATTGCCGTTACTGCGATTATAAAAAAATGTGCTGGGCCGGGGCGGGCGGCAAGAAGGTGGCGGACCTGAACCTGGATGAAATGGCCAAAATACTGGGCGAACTCCTGAACGTTAAGGAACAGCGTAAGGCGCTGGAAGAAGAAGAGGATTTATTAACCGATACCGTAAAGCAGCAGCTGGAGCAGAAGGACATCACCGTCGGGGAAATCGGGGATTATACGGTGGAACTCAAGGACTCCTCCCAGAAACGGCTGGATACCAAGAAACTTGAGGAGCATTTCAAGGAGCAACTGGAGTCGTTCTACAAAATTACCACCTCCAAGAGATTGAGTATAAAGGAGAATCTATGA
- a CDS encoding lysophospholipid acyltransferase family protein, which yields MIKLPNSIEYFLLKAISAFLMSFPLNGSLALTRLLADVIFFFPTKFRKRGLQHLKMAYPNKSAEELGLILKGVFEHFTMMFVEVLSFPRKIRPHNYKKYVEIKGLDLVDEALKSGKGVMFIVAHFGNWELSGYTISMLGHIMNSVARFMPNPAADRLLNYSRRFQGQRIIYNDNAVREMMRVLKNNRILALVCDQDARQGGVFVDFMGIKASTVRSPAMLHMKLGTPLLMLYCYRARPNKFYYTLSFERCALPALEAGKEVEQITRAFTANIEQMIHAHPEQWMWMHRRWKTKP from the coding sequence ATGATAAAACTACCTAATTCCATAGAATATTTCCTGCTGAAGGCAATCAGCGCCTTTCTCATGTCCTTTCCGCTGAATGGCTCGCTTGCGCTGACAAGATTACTGGCGGATGTCATCTTCTTCTTCCCCACCAAGTTCCGTAAGCGGGGCCTCCAGCACCTGAAGATGGCCTATCCCAATAAAAGCGCTGAGGAATTAGGGCTCATCCTCAAAGGCGTCTTTGAGCACTTTACAATGATGTTTGTAGAGGTGCTCTCCTTCCCAAGAAAAATACGCCCGCATAATTATAAAAAATATGTGGAAATCAAAGGGCTGGATTTGGTGGACGAGGCGCTCAAGAGCGGCAAGGGCGTAATGTTCATAGTGGCTCATTTCGGCAACTGGGAATTGAGCGGATACACTATCAGCATGCTGGGCCATATAATGAATTCCGTAGCGCGTTTTATGCCTAATCCGGCGGCAGACCGGCTGCTTAATTACTCCCGCCGATTCCAGGGCCAGCGGATTATCTACAACGACAATGCGGTTCGGGAGATGATGCGGGTGCTTAAGAACAACCGGATTCTGGCGCTGGTCTGCGACCAGGACGCCCGCCAAGGAGGAGTCTTTGTGGATTTTATGGGAATAAAAGCATCCACGGTCCGCTCGCCGGCCATGCTGCACATGAAATTGGGAACCCCACTCTTGATGCTCTATTGCTACCGGGCCCGGCCGAATAAGTTTTATTACACCCTCTCTTTTGAACGATGCGCCCTGCCTGCGCTTGAGGCGGGTAAAGAGGTGGAACAGATTACCCGGGCATTTACGGCTAATATTGAACAGATGATTCACGCGCATCCGGAACAATGGATGTGGATGCACCGCAGATGGAAGACCAAGCCTTAG
- a CDS encoding glycosyltransferase family 39 protein yields the protein MKKTILILIVLLGLTFTVRIIVAFNTYIMTEDGPFYLNTARELSEGNYKEITGKLIFHPLYPALISVTHILLNPIFNIDWEWAGMLISIIFATLAIIPLYFIGRRYFPSPVVIAGCILYAFHHRAVELSTSIFTTGVFIGIFIFALWVTIIALESNKYRYFLISGLLSFVMYLIRPDGVIFLAVSVLGFAANSLRPTAKNKITTNKKVAAIFMLIVPWLCLMPLYLSIYPASGGTAFTNKVSVKKMVGLTENSGLHDDARNTVDGVTSEEGSRPVKPVSPYLNGLYLLAYYFIKGANPLLLLLLAVGFVGYFRRSTTAGSALPRSGSLVPGESWGQKPETGETQNTQADITGGLGNAYRGDSFFIWLVFIMFTLVFFRYAISYERLSTRYTVPLLIILLAWAASGLYSIAVVVSRLSRSRGKEATKKIYYGLLIVVIVFFSFYTFRPVRKFKVIEKTTGELLNKYHSARTDAGNRPAVIITKMQRLAYYAGGVNVIPDAWSKDNQKMDDIMGSLKDAIRQKDVDYLVLDSRIIRNLPNLEKELANLDGDIKAELISQYFDKVGGDYYRVYRFLRKR from the coding sequence ATGAAAAAAACCATTTTAATTCTGATTGTTTTGCTGGGGTTGACATTTACGGTACGTATAATTGTCGCCTTTAATACATATATTATGACCGAAGACGGGCCATTTTATTTGAATACGGCCCGGGAATTATCCGAAGGTAATTATAAGGAAATTACGGGCAAGCTGATTTTTCATCCGCTTTATCCGGCTTTGATTTCAGTTACGCATATACTTCTCAATCCTATCTTTAATATAGATTGGGAATGGGCCGGGATGTTGATTTCCATCATATTCGCCACGCTGGCCATAATACCACTCTATTTCATCGGCAGGCGGTATTTCCCGAGCCCGGTGGTTATTGCCGGTTGTATTCTCTACGCTTTTCATCATCGGGCGGTGGAGCTTTCGACTTCAATATTTACCACCGGTGTGTTTATCGGAATATTTATTTTTGCTTTATGGGTAACCATTATCGCCCTGGAATCGAATAAATATAGATATTTCTTGATATCGGGATTGCTGTCATTCGTAATGTATTTGATTCGGCCCGACGGGGTGATATTTCTTGCCGTTTCCGTATTGGGTTTTGCAGCCAATTCGTTAAGGCCAACGGCCAAAAATAAAATCACTACTAATAAAAAAGTCGCAGCTATTTTTATGTTAATTGTCCCGTGGCTGTGTCTGATGCCGCTGTATCTTTCGATTTATCCCGCTTCTGGTGGGACGGCCTTTACTAACAAGGTGTCCGTAAAAAAGATGGTTGGATTAACCGAAAATTCCGGCTTACATGACGATGCGCGAAATACGGTTGACGGTGTTACTAGCGAAGAAGGCAGCCGTCCTGTTAAACCTGTGAGCCCATACCTTAACGGGCTTTATTTGCTGGCCTACTATTTTATCAAGGGCGCCAATCCTTTATTGCTTTTATTATTGGCGGTAGGCTTTGTTGGCTATTTCAGGAGAAGCACTACGGCCGGATCAGCCCTGCCCAGATCCGGCTCTTTAGTTCCTGGAGAATCTTGGGGGCAAAAACCCGAAACGGGCGAAACCCAAAACACCCAGGCGGATATAACAGGCGGATTGGGGAACGCTTATAGGGGTGATTCCTTTTTCATTTGGCTGGTGTTTATAATGTTTACCTTGGTGTTTTTCCGTTACGCGATAAGCTATGAAAGATTGAGCACCCGTTATACCGTGCCACTTCTTATAATATTGCTGGCGTGGGCGGCCAGCGGATTGTATTCTATCGCAGTGGTTGTTTCCCGGTTGAGTAGAAGCCGAGGTAAAGAAGCCACTAAAAAGATTTATTATGGCCTTTTAATTGTTGTCATAGTATTTTTCTCGTTTTATACATTTCGGCCTGTGCGCAAATTTAAGGTTATCGAGAAAACCACCGGGGAATTATTAAATAAATATCACTCAGCCCGGACGGACGCGGGAAATCGCCCGGCAGTCATTATTACTAAAATGCAACGCCTCGCATATTATGCCGGCGGAGTGAATGTTATCCCTGATGCGTGGAGTAAAGACAACCAGAAGATGGACGATATTATGGGGTCCTTGAAGGATGCCATAAGGCAGAAAGACGTAGACTATCTAGTTCTGGATAGCCGGATAATCCGCAATCTCCCGAATTTGGAAAAGGAATTGGCCAATCTCGATGGGGATATTAAGGCGGAATTAATCTCGCAGTATTTTGATAAGGTCGGCGGTGATTATTACCGGGTGTACCGGTTTCTCCGGAAAAGATAA
- a CDS encoding ribulose-phosphate 3-epimerase: MPEIKVSASILSADFSCLKKALERCQSSGVDSLHMDIMDGHFVPNISFGPVVIKALRPLTKLPMDAHLMIENPEWYIEEFAKAGADIITVHAECFGKLKAHCAGLGKFPKEIESLDEARLLSVIRQIKSVGKKAGLAFNPGSPMCATDKILKELDEITIMSVNPGFSGQGFMPEALPKIKELRQIFKGDIRVDGGINDKTAPEAIKAGANILVTASYFFGSEDPKKAVETLRLATKAQRH, translated from the coding sequence ATGCCAGAGATTAAAGTCAGCGCCAGTATCCTTTCAGCGGATTTTTCCTGCCTGAAAAAGGCCCTGGAACGCTGCCAGTCATCCGGGGTTGATTCGCTCCATATGGACATCATGGACGGCCATTTCGTGCCTAATATCTCTTTCGGCCCAGTGGTTATCAAGGCCCTTCGCCCTCTCACTAAATTGCCGATGGACGCCCATCTGATGATAGAGAATCCGGAATGGTATATTGAGGAGTTTGCCAAGGCCGGCGCTGATATTATCACGGTTCACGCTGAATGCTTCGGGAAGCTTAAGGCGCACTGTGCTGGCCTGGGCAAATTCCCCAAGGAGATTGAATCCCTGGATGAAGCGCGATTGCTTTCAGTAATCAGGCAGATAAAATCAGTCGGCAAGAAAGCCGGGTTGGCATTTAATCCGGGCAGCCCAATGTGCGCCACGGATAAAATACTTAAGGAGTTAGACGAGATCACAATAATGTCGGTCAATCCGGGATTCTCCGGCCAGGGTTTTATGCCCGAGGCCCTGCCTAAGATAAAAGAATTGCGTCAGATATTCAAAGGCGACATCAGGGTGGACGGTGGAATCAATGACAAAACCGCGCCGGAGGCAATCAAGGCCGGGGCGAATATATTAGTCACGGCCAGTTATTTCTTTGGGTCCGAAGACCCGAAGAAAGCCGTAGAAACCTTAAGATTAGCCACTAAGGCACAAAGGCACTAA
- a CDS encoding protein kinase — protein MLSFIRFDKKPYRWLINQAHRRWLEDNLIGKEPLIYDAASKNIFKNNSARTIFPMDLSGMNLIVKRYKIKNWLEMLKATFISKARQEVKSSAHLIQQHVDTAYPLGVLEKRHYGFTTDVFVFLKKIDGVVSLKEFLNKPLSMEAKDNLLNALGEFIRKVHQARFFHKDLHIGNILIESSSLEAEAPRLYLIDLHRSSIQPHFTQAYGMYNLAQMVYSLSSALPLTDAYRFIRAYRELDFRRRVFRDFVRTVFTMVGDLRHKHWQARNKKCLKNSSAYTRVKVRNKIRWENVFISRHYNYDDISRFIECHDKMASQEPNKLFKYTKNHSISCIRNGSADVFIKEYQYSIWNKMLSFLGIHPARKEWFSSSGLNIRYVQTAPSVALVEKKDPFFTWVNKAYMVTKKVEAGPTNQFLMRNFGLRIRDKEVLDNKIRFIKQFALAIKALHQKGIFHHDLKANNVLIANSPTRSTLGVYTEQIRFSHRKLSECAQRDSFYFIDLDRVDFNREVLLDERIKNLAQLNAAVTDVITRTDRLRFYRFYSYGEECLPHKDEKEIIRKIMQATIKRQHFWPPQG, from the coding sequence ATGCTGAGTTTTATTCGCTTTGATAAAAAGCCCTATCGTTGGTTGATCAACCAGGCGCATCGTCGGTGGCTTGAGGATAATCTTATCGGCAAAGAACCATTGATTTATGATGCGGCTTCCAAAAATATATTCAAGAACAACAGTGCCCGGACTATTTTCCCCATGGATTTGTCAGGAATGAACCTTATAGTCAAGCGCTACAAGATAAAGAATTGGCTTGAAATGCTTAAGGCTACCTTCATTTCCAAGGCGCGCCAGGAAGTGAAATCTTCCGCTCATCTCATCCAGCAACACGTTGATACGGCCTATCCGCTGGGCGTGCTGGAGAAGCGCCATTACGGATTCACCACCGACGTCTTCGTGTTCCTTAAGAAAATCGATGGGGTGGTTTCCCTCAAGGAATTCTTAAATAAGCCGCTATCAATGGAAGCAAAGGATAACTTGCTTAATGCTCTGGGTGAATTCATCCGTAAGGTTCATCAGGCTCGGTTCTTCCACAAAGACCTTCATATTGGTAATATCCTGATAGAATCATCCTCGCTGGAGGCAGAAGCTCCAAGGCTGTACCTGATCGACCTGCACCGCAGTTCTATCCAGCCGCATTTTACTCAGGCGTATGGGATGTATAACCTGGCCCAGATGGTCTACTCTTTATCCTCGGCTCTGCCCTTGACCGATGCCTACAGGTTTATTCGGGCATACCGAGAGCTGGATTTCCGCAGAAGAGTATTCAGGGACTTTGTTAGGACGGTTTTTACTATGGTAGGAGATTTGCGCCATAAACACTGGCAGGCCCGCAACAAAAAATGCCTCAAAAATTCCTCAGCATACACCAGGGTAAAAGTGAGAAATAAAATAAGGTGGGAAAACGTATTTATCAGCCGCCACTATAATTACGATGATATTTCCAGGTTCATCGAATGCCACGATAAGATGGCAAGTCAGGAGCCGAATAAATTATTTAAATACACCAAAAATCATTCTATCTCGTGTATCCGCAACGGTTCAGCCGATGTGTTTATTAAGGAGTATCAATATTCGATATGGAATAAAATGTTAAGTTTTTTAGGCATTCACCCGGCCAGGAAAGAATGGTTTTCGTCCAGCGGATTGAACATCCGTTATGTTCAAACCGCTCCGTCCGTCGCTCTGGTAGAGAAAAAAGATCCGTTTTTTACCTGGGTCAACAAGGCCTATATGGTGACCAAAAAGGTCGAGGCCGGGCCGACCAACCAGTTCCTAATGCGTAACTTCGGCCTGCGCATCAGGGATAAAGAGGTGCTGGACAATAAGATACGATTTATCAAGCAGTTTGCCTTGGCTATCAAGGCCTTGCACCAGAAAGGCATATTTCATCACGACCTTAAGGCGAACAATGTCCTTATTGCGAATTCACCAACACGCTCTACGCTCGGAGTTTACACTGAGCAGATTCGATTCTCTCACCGTAAACTTAGCGAATGTGCTCAACGCGATTCTTTCTATTTCATCGACCTCGATCGCGTTGACTTTAACCGTGAGGTCTTGTTGGACGAGCGGATAAAGAATCTGGCCCAGTTAAATGCAGCCGTTACAGACGTAATTACAAGAACGGACCGACTGAGATTCTACCGGTTTTATTCTTATGGAGAGGAATGCCTGCCTCATAAAGATGAGAAGGAGATTATCAGGAAAATAATGCAGGCAACCATCAAAAGGCAGCACTTCTGGCCGCCGCAGGGCTAA